The genomic DNA GATCTGTTCAATAGATATCCGTCTTTCCTTAATAACAAACTTCTTGTTGCTTGCATATTTACTCGATGCCATTGCTACGCTGCATTGTAGCAGGACCAAGAAAATAGTGCAAACAAGCCGAAGACTTCCGATCTTCATCTGCATAATTTCATTAATTGTATGTCGAAATGTCGCCATGTGATTAAAAATAAAATCAACTTTAAATAAAAAAATCACTAACTGAATAAATGTGAGTAGTCTAGAAATACCCGCTTCACTACTTTAATCCTATCCCGACAAAATACCCTACATCCACTTCCCTATTTTTAAAGACTTTTTTTATTTCACCCCCAGATTCTTTGCCTTATTAATCAGCCTATTAGTATTAAAGAAGAAACATTATTTATATATCCCATAGCGATTAATGCAATCGATTGTCAAAATGAAGGTTTTCCGGGGTCAATCTTAATGATTTGATATTTTTTCAGGATTGTAAAAAAACAGGGACAGGGCACAAAAAAAGCTGACGAAATAAATCATCAGCTTTAGAAGCGTGTTTAAAATTTACCCTTGTACTGTAAAGTTTAAGCTTTAAACACGCCCTGAGAAAATTAGTCGAAAAAGGCAGGGCTTATAATGCCCGATTTTGCAGCTGCAAATTCCAGTCGGCATGAATACCAAAAAGCATCGGCTCGCTGCCGGCTTCAAAAGCCCCCATATCCGGACCTTTACCCGAAAAGTGATCATTGAAATTCGGAATCACCACCCCCTGATCGTAACCGGCACTTTGAGGATCCAAAGCATATTCCCCTGTTTTATTGGTTGCGCTGTAAACGGGCAAACCATGCAGTCCATTTTTCTCGCTGCCGACTCCGCTCACAATGTTGCCACTGTATAAATCATAGTCGAAATCATTGGTCGGGTCCATTGTTCCCTGCTCCCGCACACTGTGATTCCCTTCACGAACATGGATAATATTATTCCTTGTCGTGATGTATGACTGTACTTTGGTTGGGCTTGTGTAGAGAATCCCTTCGGAAGCACCGGCGGTTGCCGAGCCAATTTTCCAGGGAGTGGCAGGCTGCAACAAGGTATTATGATAAATAAACAAGCTGCCTTTGGATGTTGCCAACTGCTTGGGCTCAGAACCGATCTTCACGAACGCGCCACCGTAGTTGTATTTTTTTGTAGGGTAAGGCGCACGCTGCGAGAAATTCACCACATTGCGGTAAAGGTACATGGGCCCAAGGGATTGGGTCGCGAGACCAAAACTGATGAAAGAATGATCGATATGATTTCCGAAAATACGGACATTCATCCCGGAGCCTTCCGCCTCAATGGCATCATCATAACAATGCGAAATGTTGTTGGCATAAATATCACTGTCGCGGTTTGGGAATCCCCTGAAGCTGAAGTTTCTCCACTCCCCCATTGAATCGTTGAATTTATGATCCTCATCAGAATAGATGTCATTGTATCGGATGATATGGTACCCCTCGGAATCCTCGAAGGTAATGCCCTGTGGTCCTTCCGGATGCGTTCCCGGCGTTGGCAGTTCCCAGCTGTTGGCGGAATAGGTCGGGTGGTGCAATTTATTACGCTGAATCACGGTGTGCGACAATGCTGGAGATTTGGAATAAATGGCTGAATTGAAATTCTCGCCATAGCCCTTGAGTTTACCTTCAGTAACCGCACGGCCCCAGTCCGAGATGTCACATCCTTCAATAACCACATGGTTCACTGCACCCAGTGCCACGCCATGAAGGTTGGCGCCTTTCATCGTTACGCCACGCAAAATCACATAAGAAGCATTGATTTCCACATTGTGACTCACCTGCTTATTGGCAGATAGAAGGGTGTTTTCCTGTGCCTGATAAACCACGTAACCTTCTTTTTCAGAGCCGCCCTCGGTAATCTGATAAGTACCACTGATGGTTTCGTTGGGTAAATTGATGACACGCTTGACCTTGAATTCCTCCGAACGGGTTTTGGTGTTCACCGTCGCCTCTTCACCCGATGCAAGCGTCAGGCGCACCTCGTAGGAGGTATCAGGTTTCAGGTTGACAATACTGCCCCTATATTGCATCGCATGTTCGGGAGCCTGCTGATGATCGATGGCATCGAACCATAAATCCGAAGCCGGAAGCCACTGCTGTGTCCCCTGCTCGCGGAATTTTACGGAACAGGGATTATCCTGTGCCCCGGCTTTGGGTTTCCAGTACAAGCCCAGATTATGAAAAGTGGGCACAGCTTCAATGCTTGCCAGTTCCTGAGCAGGTTTTGGCGAACAGCACAATAGTGCGCACATGGCCACCAAAACGAAAAATGAAATGCGGATTTTCATGGTTTAAAAATTTTGCTTCATGACCTCAACAGCTGCCGGGTCAAGAAAATTTGGACAAAAAAATAGCCTTTAAACGCTTTCACATCCGTAAGCGCGCCTAAAAGCTATCCCAAAACGTTAGCATTGATTATCATAAATGCGGACAGGGCCTGTGGCGGTGCTGATCGGCCTACTGCCTAATCATGTCGAAAAACTGATCATTTTATTGCAGTTTCCCAACCCCCTTTTACCCACAGGCAATTCTGCGCATTATCGTATTTTACTGAAGAAATTAAAGGGCGTTTTCATAACCGAATTTCAGCGGGTAACCCGCAGTTTTCGTGCGCATAATCGCTTTTAACTCTTCGATTTTCTCCGGCATTTGCTTGGCAAGATTCACTTGCTGACCCGGGTCCTGCTTCATGTTGAACAATTGATAGTCATCAGAACGTCCAATTTCCATGTTTACGTGGTGATAAAAAGATTCCCCCTTTTGTGGTGGGATCATCAGCCAGTCACCATGACGCAACGACAGGCGGTATTCTGCTTCAAGAATCAGGTTATCGCGTCCTTGTGCCACTTTCCCCAATAAGGCATCCATAACATTTTCACTGTCTGACTGCTCATACTGAATACCGAAAAGGCTCCCGAATGAGTTCAAAAGGTCCATCTGACAAACCAGTGCGTCTGAGGTTCCAGGCTTCACCATCGAAGGTGCCCAAACGATGAACGGCACGTGTGTTCCTGCATCATATAGGCTATACTTCCCTCCTCGGCGGTCGGCCCAAGGCTTATGGTTACCTACTTTTTCTACGGCCATATCTTTGTATCCATCATTCAATACCGGTCCGTTATCACTTGAAAATACAATGATGGTATTGTCTGCAAGACCTTCTTCCTTCAATGTTTTCATGAATTCACCAATCAACCAATCGGCTTCCACAATCACGTCCCCGCGAGGGCCCAAGTCCGTTGCTCCGGCAAATTTAGGGTTAGGAATACGTGGAACGTGTGGCTGATGCAATGCATAATACAAAAAGAAAGGTTCCTCTTTATGTGCTTTCATAAAATCCTGTGCCTTGCCCAGAAAGTTCTCTCCCATATCTTCATCAATCCAAAGCGCTTTCTCGCCCCCTTTCATGAAACCAATACGAGGAATTCCGTTCGAGATGCTGTTATTGTGGCCATGTGACCATTGCATTTTCAGCAATTCCGGATTGTCAAGCCCCGTCGGCTGACCTTCAAAATTTTTGTTGTAATCGACCTGAATAGGGTCATTGGCTTCAAGCCCAACCACAAGCCCATCCTCCACAAAAACGGTAGGTACGCGGTCGTTGGTCGCTGCCATAATATAGGAATAATCGAAGCCCACTTCATTGGGGCCCAGATTGATTTTCTTATTCCAATCGATTGTACCATCACCTAAACCCAAATGCCATTTTCCCACAGCACCCGTCGCATAGCCAGCCTTTTTGAACATCTTCGGCAAGGTTTCCTGAGTGGTTGAAACAATCAATGGGGCATCGCCAGGCAATACCTCCGCATTTTTGTTCTTCCAAGGGTAGCCACCAGTTAATATTCCATAACGGCTTGGTGTACACGTTGAAGAAGTTGCGTAACCATTGGTAAAACGAACGCCTTCATTGGAAAGCTGATCGATGTTTGGGGTCGAAAGAGCTGTCGCACCGTAACAGGATAAATCTCCCAGTCCGAGGTCATCGAGATAGATGACCACCACATTAGGTTGGGCAGACTTTTGGGCTACCTGCGTATCTTTTTGACAGGAGAATCCCAGTCCTGCGAGTAAAATCACAGGAAAATATTGTCTTATGTTCAGCATGTTAATTATTGGTTAATAGTATTGTTTTCCATTAAGGCTGCAGCACACCAGATCATGGCTGCCTGCCCGTGTAAATCTCCACGAAGGCGTGGGCGTGTCAGGTAATGGTCACGGTCCGGGTGCTTGTTGGTGCCGCAGCAAATTTCTCCGAGTTCACCATTTTCATCAAGGTGATTCACCAGTGCCATCCAGCCATTGCGTGCCGCTTCACCATATTTTTTCTTGCTCAGCCAGCCATTCTTTACGCCCAAAATCATGGCGCAGGTGAACATGGCTGTTCCAGAAGTTTCCTCGAAAGTATCCGGGCCATCAATCAGCTGGCGCCACATCCCATTATCCTCCTGATATTTGGCCAGTGTTTTCATCATCAGCTTATAACCTTCCATAATTCGAGGTCGGTTGGGGTGATCAGCAGGCAATTCCTTCAACACTTCAGACATCCCCACGGCCATCCATCCATTGCCTCTTCCCCATAGGTATTTGGCTTTTGGTGCATGGTGAAAAAGGCCATTTTCCAATTGAATCTGATCCAGGTAAAAACACATTTCACGTGCGGCGCGATCCAGGTAAGCAGGATCTTTGGTCGCCTTATAGGCACGTGCCTGCAAAGAGGTGATCATGAACATATCATCGAGCCATAGTCTTGTTTGCCAAGAGTAACCCATCTGATCATATTCCTTTTCCTTCTCCGTAGCATCAGGTGGCAAGGTCCACTGCTCAGTGGCATAACTTAGCCCTACTTTCAAATAGCGTTCGTCAGGTTTATTCAAATACAGTTGCAACGGAATCGCCCCAAAAACATTATTGTCCACATGGTTGCCTATCGGTTGCAAATATTTGTCTGTGGTAATCAGCGGCTCAAACCGCTCGGCAAGAGCCGTCAAATTTTCCTGATCTCCCGCAGCCTCGCTGTACCATAAGGCACCGAGCCACACGCAAACTTCAGGGTAGCCGATCATGCGGGGTGTTTTTTCCGGTGGAGGCGTTCCTTCCCACTCCACGTACATGCCACCGCCCTGACGCTCCCAATACAGTTGCTGCAATGGGTTGATGTTCCCATACCAGGCGTATTTGGTTTTCAGATAATTCCCGACAAGCTGATCCCCGACCGTTTTTGGGGAATACTTCCCTGAAAAAGATTCCAGATCATATTTCTTCTGCGCACTCACGATGGTGGAGAAGAAGAAAAATATTAAAAATAAACTACCAAACCTCTTCATCAAAAAATCATATATTTATACAAACAATATGTTTACTATTTATTCAAAAATAATCAGTGTGACCCCCTTCTTATTCTTAATTTCATACTTCAGATCCGTCGATAATGAAATCGCCTTTACGAACTGATCTATTGGCTTAGATTTCA from Persicobacter psychrovividus includes the following:
- a CDS encoding right-handed parallel beta-helix repeat-containing protein — protein: MKIRISFFVLVAMCALLCCSPKPAQELASIEAVPTFHNLGLYWKPKAGAQDNPCSVKFREQGTQQWLPASDLWFDAIDHQQAPEHAMQYRGSIVNLKPDTSYEVRLTLASGEEATVNTKTRSEEFKVKRVINLPNETISGTYQITEGGSEKEGYVVYQAQENTLLSANKQVSHNVEINASYVILRGVTMKGANLHGVALGAVNHVVIEGCDISDWGRAVTEGKLKGYGENFNSAIYSKSPALSHTVIQRNKLHHPTYSANSWELPTPGTHPEGPQGITFEDSEGYHIIRYNDIYSDEDHKFNDSMGEWRNFSFRGFPNRDSDIYANNISHCYDDAIEAEGSGMNVRIFGNHIDHSFISFGLATQSLGPMYLYRNVVNFSQRAPYPTKKYNYGGAFVKIGSEPKQLATSKGSLFIYHNTLLQPATPWKIGSATAGASEGILYTSPTKVQSYITTRNNIIHVREGNHSVREQGTMDPTNDFDYDLYSGNIVSGVGSEKNGLHGLPVYSATNKTGEYALDPQSAGYDQGVVIPNFNDHFSGKGPDMGAFEAGSEPMLFGIHADWNLQLQNRAL
- a CDS encoding sulfatase-like hydrolase/transferase, whose product is MLNIRQYFPVILLAGLGFSCQKDTQVAQKSAQPNVVVIYLDDLGLGDLSCYGATALSTPNIDQLSNEGVRFTNGYATSSTCTPSRYGILTGGYPWKNKNAEVLPGDAPLIVSTTQETLPKMFKKAGYATGAVGKWHLGLGDGTIDWNKKINLGPNEVGFDYSYIMAATNDRVPTVFVEDGLVVGLEANDPIQVDYNKNFEGQPTGLDNPELLKMQWSHGHNNSISNGIPRIGFMKGGEKALWIDEDMGENFLGKAQDFMKAHKEEPFFLYYALHQPHVPRIPNPKFAGATDLGPRGDVIVEADWLIGEFMKTLKEEGLADNTIIVFSSDNGPVLNDGYKDMAVEKVGNHKPWADRRGGKYSLYDAGTHVPFIVWAPSMVKPGTSDALVCQMDLLNSFGSLFGIQYEQSDSENVMDALLGKVAQGRDNLILEAEYRLSLRHGDWLMIPPQKGESFYHHVNMEIGRSDDYQLFNMKQDPGQQVNLAKQMPEKIEELKAIMRTKTAGYPLKFGYENAL
- a CDS encoding glycoside hydrolase family 88/105 protein; the encoded protein is MKRFGSLFLIFFFFSTIVSAQKKYDLESFSGKYSPKTVGDQLVGNYLKTKYAWYGNINPLQQLYWERQGGGMYVEWEGTPPPEKTPRMIGYPEVCVWLGALWYSEAAGDQENLTALAERFEPLITTDKYLQPIGNHVDNNVFGAIPLQLYLNKPDERYLKVGLSYATEQWTLPPDATEKEKEYDQMGYSWQTRLWLDDMFMITSLQARAYKATKDPAYLDRAAREMCFYLDQIQLENGLFHHAPKAKYLWGRGNGWMAVGMSEVLKELPADHPNRPRIMEGYKLMMKTLAKYQEDNGMWRQLIDGPDTFEETSGTAMFTCAMILGVKNGWLSKKKYGEAARNGWMALVNHLDENGELGEICCGTNKHPDRDHYLTRPRLRGDLHGQAAMIWCAAALMENNTINQ